One genomic segment of Gammaproteobacteria bacterium includes these proteins:
- a CDS encoding phosphatase PAP2 family protein translates to MASQLMTRALFNFSILLIMLPSIALGQHTSSDENYFFSDLGDYFTAPTHWNSDDWMTLGLIAGGTIVVAETLDDRWKDEMTTNSHPYYHKKIDQVGDAWGDLRLSGPFILGVYGYGRWKQDDQYIYASHNMVQSVVYTGAMTLVLKSVFHRDRPNETSDESGWFKNGSSFPSGHVSTAFAVSRSYLNSLENPSVATQALFYGLATSTGLARTYDNKHWASDVIAGALLGIYTADFVCDRNKKHRTNIAYSPYVGADSAGLQVNW, encoded by the coding sequence ATGGCATCACAATTAATGACAAGGGCACTCTTTAATTTTTCCATATTGTTAATCATGTTGCCATCGATTGCGCTTGGGCAACACACATCCAGTGATGAGAATTATTTTTTCAGTGATCTTGGTGATTATTTTACGGCGCCAACCCATTGGAATAGTGATGACTGGATGACGCTTGGATTGATTGCAGGAGGCACTATTGTAGTGGCCGAGACTCTTGATGATCGTTGGAAAGATGAGATGACCACTAATAGTCATCCGTATTACCATAAAAAAATTGACCAAGTGGGCGATGCCTGGGGTGATTTGAGATTAAGTGGGCCATTTATTTTGGGGGTCTACGGATACGGACGCTGGAAACAAGATGATCAATATATTTACGCAAGTCATAATATGGTACAGTCGGTAGTGTATACCGGCGCGATGACGCTTGTTCTGAAATCAGTGTTTCATCGAGACCGTCCCAATGAAACAAGCGATGAGTCCGGCTGGTTCAAAAATGGTAGTTCATTTCCTTCCGGCCATGTCAGTACCGCATTTGCTGTATCAAGATCCTATCTTAACTCACTCGAAAATCCATCAGTCGCCACTCAGGCATTGTTCTATGGCTTGGCGACATCGACTGGATTGGCGCGCACCTATGATAATAAACATTGGGCATCAGACGTGATTGCGGGTGCATTACTAGGTATTTATACCGCTGATTTTGTTTGCGACAGAAACAAAAAACATCGTACCAACATTGCCTATTCGCCTTATGTGGGAGCCGATAGCGCCGGGCTTCAAGTTAACTGGTAA
- a CDS encoding acetyl-CoA carboxylase carboxyltransferase subunit beta, producing MSWFEKLIPSQIRTDGSRKKSIPEGLWIKCDGCSAVLYRGELDRSMEVCPKCSHHHRVGARRRLDLFLDPESREEIGGEVSPVDALNFKDSKRYKDRLVQAQKATGEKDALIVMQGTLKGMPVVAAAFEFGFLGGSMGSVVGERFVRAVNRSIEKKIPLVCFSASGGARMQEALISLMQMAKTSAALSRLSREGVPFISVMTDPTMGGVSASLAMLGDINVGEPNALIGFAGPRVIEQTVREKLPEGFQRSEFLVEHGAIDMIIDRREMRDRLASVLSILGQSSLVMASAQEKETVVSTDAAKSVAKAAPAPKVPKNPIKRIMARRKSAKKSGASDQK from the coding sequence ATGAGTTGGTTCGAAAAACTAATTCCTTCCCAGATTCGCACCGATGGCAGCCGCAAGAAATCCATTCCTGAAGGGCTCTGGATCAAGTGCGATGGTTGCAGTGCGGTGCTTTACCGCGGAGAATTGGATCGCAGCATGGAAGTCTGCCCCAAGTGCAGTCATCATCATCGTGTTGGTGCCCGGCGCCGTCTGGATCTGTTTCTCGATCCTGAGTCGAGAGAGGAGATTGGCGGAGAAGTTTCTCCGGTAGATGCACTTAATTTTAAGGACAGTAAAAGATATAAAGATCGTTTGGTGCAGGCCCAAAAGGCGACCGGCGAGAAAGACGCATTGATCGTGATGCAGGGCACGCTCAAAGGGATGCCGGTAGTCGCGGCGGCGTTTGAGTTCGGTTTTCTGGGTGGCTCCATGGGTTCAGTGGTGGGCGAACGTTTTGTGCGCGCCGTTAATCGCAGTATCGAGAAAAAGATTCCCTTGGTCTGTTTTTCGGCCAGTGGCGGCGCACGGATGCAAGAGGCATTGATCTCGTTGATGCAAATGGCCAAGACCAGCGCTGCGTTGTCGCGCTTGAGTCGTGAAGGCGTTCCTTTTATTTCAGTCATGACTGACCCGACCATGGGCGGTGTTTCGGCCAGTTTGGCGATGCTGGGGGATATCAATGTCGGTGAACCGAATGCCTTGATCGGCTTCGCTGGGCCGCGTGTTATTGAGCAGACGGTGCGCGAGAAATTGCCGGAAGGATTTCAGCGTAGCGAATTCCTGGTTGAGCATGGCGCGATTGATATGATCATCGATCGGCGCGAGATGCGGGATCGTCTGGCCAGTGTCTTGTCGATATTGGGTCAGTCTTCATTGGTGATGGCATCGGCTCAGGAAAAAGAAACCGTTGTTTCGACTGATGCAGCGAAGTCTGTGGCAAAAGCTGCACCCGCGCCTAAAGTACCGAAGAATCCGATCAAGCGCATCATGGCGCGGCGGAAATCAGCGAAAAAGAGTGGTGCCAGCGATCAGAAGTGA
- a CDS encoding O-succinylhomoserine sulfhydrylase yields MPQDFDNYGFDTLAVRAGQVRTHEQEQSEAIFPTSSYVFKNAAEAAARFKGEVPGNIYSRFTNPTVRTFEQRLAVLEGGESCVATASGMAAILSTFMALLKSGDHIVSSRAIFGTTSVLLNNYIAKFGVSTTYVDLCDVNAWEKAIQPNTRILFLETPSNPLTEIADIEALAKLAHGRGCLLVVDNCFLTPALQRPLALGADIVIHSATKYLDGQGRCIGGAVVGNQELVGKEVYGFLRTAGPCMSPFNAWVFLKGLETLRLRMKAHCENALALAQWLEQQPAVKRVYYPGLASHPQHALAKQQQSGFGGVLSFEVKGGQAEAWRLIDATRLISITANLGDTKSTITHCATTTHGRMPPEHRAAAGIGDNLIRIAVGLEDVNDLKTDLERGLKTLS; encoded by the coding sequence ATGCCCCAAGACTTTGATAATTACGGATTCGACACCCTGGCCGTGCGGGCCGGGCAGGTGCGCACCCATGAACAGGAACAATCGGAAGCGATTTTCCCGACCTCAAGTTACGTCTTCAAAAATGCAGCCGAGGCCGCCGCGCGTTTCAAAGGCGAAGTGCCGGGTAACATCTATTCGCGCTTTACCAATCCCACCGTGCGCACCTTTGAGCAACGCCTGGCGGTATTGGAAGGCGGCGAATCCTGTGTTGCGACTGCATCAGGTATGGCTGCGATTTTGTCCACGTTTATGGCCCTGCTTAAGAGTGGCGATCATATCGTGTCATCGCGCGCGATTTTCGGTACTACTTCGGTATTGCTGAACAATTACATCGCCAAGTTTGGTGTCAGCACCACTTATGTCGATCTTTGTGATGTGAATGCCTGGGAAAAAGCGATTCAGCCCAATACACGCATCCTGTTTTTAGAAACGCCATCCAATCCGCTGACAGAAATTGCCGATATCGAGGCGCTGGCCAAACTGGCGCATGGACGCGGCTGTTTGCTGGTCGTGGATAACTGTTTCTTAACTCCCGCTTTGCAGCGGCCGCTGGCACTCGGCGCCGATATCGTCATTCATTCGGCGACCAAATATCTCGACGGCCAAGGTCGTTGCATCGGTGGTGCCGTGGTTGGTAATCAGGAATTGGTCGGCAAAGAGGTTTACGGGTTTTTACGCACCGCTGGGCCATGCATGAGTCCATTTAATGCCTGGGTTTTCCTCAAAGGGCTGGAAACGTTGCGTTTGCGCATGAAGGCGCATTGCGAAAATGCACTCGCACTCGCGCAATGGCTGGAACAACAGCCAGCAGTAAAAAGAGTGTATTACCCCGGCCTGGCATCACATCCACAGCATGCGCTCGCCAAACAGCAACAAAGCGGGTTTGGTGGCGTGTTGTCATTTGAAGTTAAAGGCGGGCAGGCCGAGGCTTGGCGCTTGATTGACGCCACACGTTTGATTTCGATCACCGCCAATCTTGGTGATACCAAATCCACCATCACTCATTGCGCCACCACCACCCATGGCCGCATGCCGCCGGAACATCGTGCCGCTGCTGGAATTGGCGATAATCTGATTCGTATTGCGGTGGGACTGGAGGATGTCAATGATCTGAAGACTGATTTAGAGCGAGGACTTAAAACGCTTTCCTGA
- the trpB gene encoding tryptophan synthase subunit beta — translation MSKANLPDDNGHFGPYGGRFVAETLMEPLETLRLAYERYKHDAEFQREFDQDLAHYVGRPSPLYFAERWTRKLGGAKVYLKREDLNHTGAHKVNNTIGQALLAKRMGKTRIIAETGAGQHGVATATVAARLGLECVVYMGAEDVQRQSLNVYRMKLLGATVVPVTSGTRTLKDAMNEAMRDWVTNVDNTYYLIGTVSGPHPYPAMVRDFQTIIGREAKRQILEAEGRLPDALVACVGGGSNAIGLFYPFLDDSGVALYGVEAGGEGVGTGRHAARFATGRPGVFQGVRTYLLEDDNGQILETHSISAGLDYAGVGPEHAWLNDTGRATYVSATDDEALAAFHTLTRLEGIMPALESSHALAYATKLAPMLDRDKIIIVNVSGRGDKDIHTVANLEGIKV, via the coding sequence GTGTCGAAAGCTAATTTACCGGATGACAATGGTCACTTCGGTCCTTACGGGGGCCGCTTTGTGGCGGAAACTTTGATGGAGCCGCTGGAAACATTGCGGCTTGCCTACGAACGATATAAGCACGATGCCGAATTTCAGCGCGAGTTCGATCAGGATCTGGCGCATTATGTCGGTCGTCCGTCGCCGTTATATTTTGCCGAACGTTGGACCCGTAAACTGGGCGGCGCCAAGGTTTATCTCAAGCGTGAAGATTTGAATCACACCGGCGCGCACAAGGTGAATAATACCATCGGCCAGGCGTTGCTGGCCAAGCGCATGGGCAAGACGCGTATCATCGCCGAAACCGGCGCCGGCCAGCACGGTGTGGCAACCGCAACCGTTGCCGCGCGACTCGGGCTGGAGTGCGTGGTGTATATGGGTGCTGAAGATGTGCAGCGTCAGTCACTGAATGTTTATCGCATGAAATTGCTGGGCGCCACCGTGGTGCCGGTGACCTCGGGTACCCGAACGCTCAAAGACGCCATGAACGAGGCGATGCGCGACTGGGTTACCAACGTCGACAATACTTATTACCTCATCGGCACTGTCAGCGGGCCGCATCCCTATCCGGCGATGGTACGTGATTTTCAGACGATCATCGGCCGTGAGGCGAAGCGCCAAATTCTCGAGGCCGAAGGTCGTTTGCCGGATGCGCTGGTGGCGTGTGTCGGTGGGGGTTCCAACGCCATCGGCCTGTTTTATCCATTTTTGGATGACTCAGGTGTTGCACTCTACGGTGTGGAAGCGGGCGGCGAAGGCGTAGGCACAGGCCGTCACGCGGCACGTTTTGCCACCGGTCGCCCCGGTGTGTTTCAAGGCGTGCGCACCTACCTGCTAGAGGATGACAACGGCCAGATTCTCGAAACGCACTCCATTTCGGCAGGCTTGGATTATGCCGGTGTAGGTCCGGAACACGCCTGGTTGAATGATACCGGTCGCGCCACTTATGTGTCCGCCACCGATGACGAAGCGCTTGCTGCATTTCATACATTGACACGTCTTGAAGGCATCATGCCGGCATTGGAATCGAGTCATGCCCTGGCGTATGCCACGAAACTGGCGCCGATGCTGGATCGTGACAAGATTATCATCGTCAATGTCTCCGGCCGTGGTGATAAAGATATTCATACCGTCGCCAATCTCGAAGGAATCAAGGTATGA
- a CDS encoding phage tail protein, which translates to MATLRDRPYLNGNFLVDLGTGDSNSLVAGFAEVIMPVGAVEIIEYRTGNEKSHEMRKTPRIHYENVILRRGLIGALDLYQWWDETRNGNNTRRNITIQILNENRTETVFSYRLRNAVPVRYNISDLNAVGNEVVMEELELAYEGFTVE; encoded by the coding sequence ATGGCAACATTAAGGGATCGTCCCTATCTCAACGGCAATTTTCTTGTCGATCTCGGCACCGGCGATAGCAACAGTCTTGTGGCTGGTTTTGCCGAAGTCATCATGCCGGTGGGGGCCGTCGAGATTATCGAGTATCGGACGGGTAACGAAAAAAGTCATGAGATGCGCAAAACACCGCGTATTCACTATGAAAACGTGATTCTGCGGCGCGGACTCATCGGCGCCCTTGATCTGTATCAATGGTGGGATGAGACGCGAAACGGCAACAATACCCGGCGCAACATCACCATTCAGATTCTTAACGAGAATCGCACGGAAACCGTGTTTAGTTACCGACTACGCAATGCCGTACCTGTGCGTTACAACATCTCCGACCTCAATGCCGTGGGCAATGAAGTGGTGATGGAGGAACTGGAACTCGCCTATGAGGGGTTTACAGTCGAGTAA
- the purF gene encoding amidophosphoribosyltransferase yields the protein MCGIIGIVGKSNVNQAIYDGLTVLQHRGQDAAGIVTCDNNRLYLRKDNGLVRDVFTDQHMLNLRGNMGVGHVRYPTAGCASSAEAQPFYVNSPYGISLAHNGNLTNADELKRDLYNEDLRHINTESDSEVMLNIFAHELQRRANHKAKASLDDIFEAVAGVHRRCRGAYAVVTMITGCGIVGFRDPYGIRPAVYGKRKTEQGTEYMIASESVALDALGFELIDDIKPGEAVFIGIDGSLQTRQCAENPRYAPCIFEYVYLARPDSIIDDVSVHKARLRMGEKLAEKILREWPDHDIDVVIPIPDTSRTAALQLSYRLGVLYREGFIKNRYIGRTFIMPGQKQRKKSVRQKLNAIDLEFKRKNVLLVDDSIVRGTTSQQIIQMAREAGANKVYFASAAPPVRFANVYGIDMPAKSELIAYGRTDEQVAAVIGADKVIYQDLEDLMAAVRKRNPKLEDFDTSVFDGRYVTGDIDDAYFARLEQHRSDAAKEARGGKNIDIIDLHNNQ from the coding sequence ATGTGTGGCATTATCGGCATCGTCGGCAAGAGCAATGTCAATCAGGCGATTTATGACGGATTGACCGTATTGCAACACCGCGGCCAGGATGCTGCCGGCATTGTAACCTGTGACAACAACCGGCTTTATCTGCGCAAGGACAATGGTCTGGTGCGCGATGTATTCACTGATCAGCACATGCTCAATTTGCGCGGCAATATGGGTGTCGGCCATGTTCGTTATCCGACGGCGGGTTGTGCCTCTTCGGCCGAGGCGCAGCCGTTCTATGTGAATTCGCCTTACGGTATCAGTCTCGCCCACAACGGCAATCTCACCAACGCCGATGAACTAAAGCGCGATCTCTATAATGAAGATTTGCGCCATATCAATACCGAATCTGACTCGGAAGTCATGCTCAACATCTTCGCCCATGAATTACAGCGGCGCGCCAATCATAAGGCCAAGGCCAGTCTGGACGATATTTTCGAAGCGGTCGCGGGCGTCCATCGTCGTTGCCGTGGTGCTTATGCCGTAGTCACTATGATTACGGGTTGCGGGATTGTCGGTTTTCGTGACCCCTACGGCATTCGCCCAGCGGTATACGGCAAGCGCAAAACCGAACAAGGCACTGAATATATGATCGCTTCCGAGAGCGTTGCCCTCGACGCGCTCGGTTTTGAGTTGATTGACGACATCAAACCGGGCGAAGCGGTGTTTATCGGAATCGACGGCAGCCTGCAAACACGCCAATGTGCCGAAAATCCGCGTTATGCGCCCTGCATTTTCGAATATGTGTATCTGGCGCGGCCTGACTCCATCATCGATGATGTTTCCGTGCACAAGGCAAGGCTGCGGATGGGTGAGAAGCTCGCGGAAAAAATCCTGCGCGAATGGCCGGATCACGATATCGATGTCGTGATCCCGATCCCAGACACCAGCCGCACCGCCGCGCTCCAGCTGTCGTATCGTCTGGGCGTGTTATATCGTGAAGGGTTTATCAAAAACCGTTACATCGGCCGTACCTTCATCATGCCCGGCCAGAAGCAGCGCAAGAAATCAGTGCGCCAGAAGCTTAACGCCATCGATCTTGAATTCAAACGCAAGAATGTACTGCTGGTGGATGATTCCATTGTGCGTGGCACCACTTCGCAGCAGATCATTCAGATGGCACGCGAAGCAGGCGCCAATAAAGTGTATTTCGCCTCCGCCGCGCCCCCCGTGCGCTTCGCCAATGTCTATGGCATCGACATGCCAGCCAAGTCGGAACTGATTGCCTACGGCCGTACCGATGAACAGGTGGCAGCCGTCATCGGTGCCGACAAGGTGATCTATCAGGATTTGGAGGATTTGATGGCTGCCGTGCGCAAGCGCAATCCGAAACTGGAAGACTTCGACACCTCCGTGTTCGACGGCCGTTATGTCACCGGCGATATCGACGATGCCTATTTCGCCCGCCTGGAGCAACATCGAAGTGACGCCGCGAAGGAAGCTCGCGGCGGCAAGAATATCGATATTATTGATTTACACAATAACCAATAA
- a CDS encoding SPOR domain-containing protein, with translation MEPVAKQRIVGGLVLIALALIIIPLMIDFSQNVAEKSFEVTVPAAPDEMKMTVLPLQDWSQKIDPAVDPQAEVVTPTLTPRPAPPQAPETSVTQGKPATAAMPAEKAVTQSSPTAATEQWMVQASSFTAEDKAKAFSDRLKGMGYPAFYQKGNDAAGAAVFRVRVGPVADRAAADSLLQRLKRDAKVDGLVMRYSSN, from the coding sequence ATGGAGCCAGTCGCTAAACAAAGAATAGTCGGTGGTTTGGTTCTGATTGCGCTAGCACTGATCATTATTCCCTTGATGATCGATTTTTCGCAGAACGTGGCTGAAAAATCGTTTGAGGTCACCGTCCCGGCGGCCCCGGATGAAATGAAAATGACGGTACTGCCGTTGCAGGACTGGTCGCAAAAAATCGACCCGGCGGTGGACCCTCAAGCCGAAGTGGTCACGCCTACCTTGACGCCAAGACCCGCGCCGCCGCAGGCGCCCGAGACAAGTGTCACCCAGGGAAAACCGGCGACAGCCGCCATGCCTGCTGAAAAAGCCGTGACGCAATCGTCGCCCACCGCAGCGACTGAGCAATGGATGGTGCAGGCCAGCAGTTTTACCGCCGAAGACAAGGCCAAAGCCTTCAGCGACCGCCTCAAGGGCATGGGTTACCCCGCTTTTTATCAGAAGGGAAATGATGCTGCCGGTGCTGCGGTATTTCGAGTCCGGGTCGGGCCAGTGGCGGATCGGGCCGCGGCGGATAGCTTGCTACAGCGTTTGAAGCGTGATGCCAAGGTTGATGGCCTGGTAATGCGTTACAGCAGTAATTGA
- a CDS encoding CvpA family protein yields the protein MSGIDYLLLCIITISAVIGLWRGLVREVMSLIVWAMAFWLAYIETYTVAGHLVAWISDKGVRLVTAFLLVFVAVYLIGFIVSHLLTKLVQSVGMTATDRIAGSGFGLVRGVVLVSTLVLVVGMTPMIKESAWQHSYMVGVFDNMLHWVQHQYPVQAGDLTQALKFGQAEN from the coding sequence ATGAGTGGGATTGATTACCTGTTGTTGTGCATCATTACGATCTCCGCCGTGATCGGTCTTTGGCGTGGACTCGTGCGCGAAGTGATGTCGCTAATCGTGTGGGCAATGGCATTCTGGCTGGCCTACATTGAAACATATACCGTCGCCGGTCATCTGGTCGCCTGGATCAGCGATAAAGGTGTGCGGCTGGTGACAGCGTTCTTGTTGGTCTTTGTCGCGGTTTATTTGATTGGTTTTATTGTCTCGCATCTTTTAACAAAACTAGTGCAATCAGTGGGTATGACGGCGACAGATCGTATCGCGGGCAGTGGTTTTGGTTTGGTAAGAGGTGTGGTTTTAGTCAGCACGTTAGTGCTGGTGGTGGGTATGACACCCATGATTAAGGAATCTGCCTGGCAACATTCATACATGGTAGGTGTCTTCGATAATATGTTGCACTGGGTGCAGCACCAGTATCCTGTGCAAGCAGGGGATCTGACCCAGGCACTGAAGTTTGGGCAAGCGGAGAATTGA
- a CDS encoding DUF4147 domain-containing protein: MRNTYRQDLEAIYLAALAAVNGRECVRRALEFDDFENQVAIIAIGKAAAAMLQGAVDALSDNIHAALLITKYGHAQPISGLSNIMIIEAGHPQPDDSSLKAGQALLEFIKQQPATMPLLFLISGGTSSLVEVLPPTISLEDVQRVNQWLLGSGLDIHAINHVRKSLSCIKAGRLATQLGGRNALALLISDVSGDDPATIGSGLLVADSAVETETPELELPECIIELMQQAPPAPKTHDSCFENISVEIIASLPDARRAAANKARELEYDVYEDAAIISGDAVVVGAQLASRLLAGDPGVYLWGGETTVHLPINPGRGGRNQSAALAAAIELAGEHNVALLAAGTDGTDGPTDDAGALVDGGTLARGGEEGLNAETCLQRADAGTFLEASGDLIHTGPTGTNVMDLMIGMKWHHN; encoded by the coding sequence ATGAGAAATACATATCGCCAAGATCTCGAAGCAATCTACCTCGCCGCCCTAGCAGCAGTAAACGGCCGCGAATGTGTACGCCGCGCGCTTGAGTTTGATGACTTTGAAAATCAAGTTGCCATTATCGCCATCGGTAAGGCGGCAGCGGCAATGTTGCAAGGCGCCGTCGATGCGCTAAGCGATAACATCCACGCTGCGTTATTAATCACCAAATATGGTCATGCCCAACCGATTTCAGGATTAAGCAACATTATGATCATCGAAGCCGGACATCCGCAGCCGGATGACAGCAGCCTTAAAGCGGGGCAGGCACTCCTCGAATTTATTAAACAACAACCCGCAACCATGCCGCTGCTGTTTTTGATCTCAGGAGGCACATCAAGTCTGGTGGAAGTATTGCCGCCCACAATCAGCCTGGAAGATGTGCAACGCGTAAATCAATGGCTGCTCGGTAGCGGTCTTGATATACACGCTATTAACCATGTGCGCAAATCATTGTCCTGCATTAAGGCGGGGCGGCTGGCGACGCAACTGGGTGGCCGTAATGCGTTGGCGCTATTGATCTCGGACGTGTCAGGCGATGATCCGGCCACCATCGGCTCCGGATTATTGGTGGCGGATAGTGCTGTCGAAACCGAAACACCGGAACTGGAATTGCCCGAATGTATCATCGAGCTGATGCAGCAAGCGCCGCCCGCGCCAAAAACACATGATTCATGTTTTGAAAATATCAGCGTCGAGATTATCGCCAGTCTGCCGGATGCCAGACGCGCAGCCGCAAACAAGGCACGTGAATTGGAGTATGACGTCTACGAAGACGCCGCCATTATCAGCGGTGATGCAGTTGTTGTCGGTGCACAACTCGCTTCACGTTTATTGGCAGGCGATCCCGGTGTTTATCTCTGGGGCGGTGAAACCACGGTCCATTTGCCGATAAATCCTGGGCGTGGCGGGCGCAATCAAAGTGCAGCATTAGCCGCCGCTATCGAACTGGCGGGTGAGCACAATGTCGCCTTACTCGCCGCCGGTACCGATGGCACCGATGGTCCAACCGATGATGCCGGTGCCTTGGTCGATGGTGGCACGCTCGCGCGTGGGGGAGAGGAGGGTCTAAATGCCGAAACCTGTTTGCAACGCGCCGATGCCGGTACTTTTCTTGAAGCCAGTGGCGATCTCATTCACACCGGCCCCACGGGCACCAATGTCATGGATTTGATGATTGGAATGAAATGGCATCACAATTAA
- a CDS encoding tryptophan synthase subunit alpha: MSRINDTFTRLKREGRKALIPYVTAGDPQSNVTVPLMHAMVEAGADIIELGVPFSDPMADGPVIQAACERALSHNVSLRDVLAMVQQFRERNQSTPVVLMGYLNPVEAMGYDKFVAAAKQAGVDGVLTVDMPPEEAGDLVAVLDQSGMDPIFLLAPTSNDERIAKVTAAASGFVYYVSLKGVTGAANLDVAAVAGKLEQIRRHTDLPIGVGFGIRDAASAAQVAKIADAVVVGSAIVKRIADLAQTPERINAEVSAVLREMRQAMDR, from the coding sequence ATGAGTCGTATCAACGATACCTTTACCCGCTTAAAACGCGAAGGACGCAAGGCGCTGATCCCATATGTCACTGCCGGTGATCCGCAATCCAATGTGACGGTGCCATTGATGCATGCGATGGTCGAAGCAGGCGCCGACATCATCGAGCTCGGCGTGCCGTTTTCCGATCCGATGGCCGATGGCCCCGTGATTCAGGCGGCGTGCGAACGTGCATTGAGTCACAATGTCAGTTTGCGCGATGTGCTGGCGATGGTGCAGCAATTCCGTGAGCGCAATCAGTCGACGCCGGTGGTGTTGATGGGTTACCTCAACCCGGTGGAAGCGATGGGTTACGATAAGTTTGTCGCTGCCGCCAAGCAGGCCGGTGTCGATGGCGTGTTGACGGTCGACATGCCACCGGAAGAGGCGGGCGATCTGGTTGCCGTGCTGGATCAGAGTGGTATGGATCCGATCTTTTTGCTGGCGCCGACCAGTAACGATGAGCGCATTGCCAAGGTCACTGCCGCGGCCAGTGGTTTTGTATACTATGTTTCGCTGAAGGGCGTGACCGGCGCCGCCAATCTCGATGTCGCAGCGGTGGCGGGTAAACTGGAGCAGATTCGCCGCCATACTGATTTGCCGATAGGCGTTGGTTTTGGCATACGCGATGCGGCATCCGCTGCGCAGGTGGCCAAGATTGCGGATGCTGTGGTCGTCGGCAGTGCCATTGTGAAGCGTATTGCCGATTTGGCGCAGACGCCGGAGCGTATCAACGCTGAAGTGAGTGCGGTGTTGCGCGAAATGCGGCAGGCGATGGATCGATAA
- the folC gene encoding bifunctional tetrahydrofolate synthase/dihydrofolate synthase, whose amino-acid sequence MRFSTLNDWLAWQETLHPKQIDLGLDRVQSVWQRLRGAKPAPIVITVAGTNGKGSSVAILDAIYRSAGYRVGTYTSPHLLRYNERIRINGQDVEDARLCDAFAAVDVARGETSLSYFEFGTLAAFEIFATERLDVAILEVGLGGRLDAVNIIDADVALIATIDLDHAAWLGNDRESVGREKAGIMRAGRPAVCSDPRPPHTVFEHAAAIGASLKVLGRDFGFEAQNAQWQWRSETTRRDVLPWPALRGEFQLRNAAGVVMTIESLQVRLPVSQQALRIGLGSVQLAGRFQVLPGPVPVILDVAHNPEAATALAANLRAWPQPGKTLAVVAMMADKDLTAIFSAIAAQIDAWYVTTVAIERAAKAEQLIEVLHQLNVMQPIHAHANVTAALGAAQQAASTDDRIVVFGSFYTVAEVLATAYNPVD is encoded by the coding sequence ATGCGTTTCTCCACGCTTAACGATTGGCTTGCCTGGCAGGAGACCCTGCATCCAAAACAAATTGATCTTGGATTAGATCGTGTGCAATCGGTGTGGCAGCGCCTGCGTGGCGCTAAGCCAGCGCCGATTGTGATCACCGTTGCCGGCACCAACGGCAAAGGTTCATCGGTGGCAATTCTGGATGCAATTTATCGCAGTGCCGGATATCGTGTCGGAACCTATACCTCTCCCCACTTGTTACGCTACAACGAACGTATTCGCATTAACGGTCAAGACGTCGAAGATGCACGTTTGTGCGATGCCTTTGCCGCTGTCGATGTTGCGCGTGGCGAGACATCGCTTTCCTATTTCGAATTTGGCACCTTGGCGGCCTTTGAGATCTTTGCCACTGAACGGTTAGATGTTGCGATTCTCGAAGTCGGGCTCGGTGGCCGGCTGGACGCCGTTAATATTATTGACGCCGATGTGGCGCTGATTGCCACCATTGATCTGGATCATGCTGCGTGGTTGGGGAATGACCGCGAATCCGTCGGTCGTGAAAAGGCCGGGATTATGCGTGCCGGGCGGCCTGCCGTGTGTAGCGATCCCCGCCCGCCACACACCGTGTTTGAACATGCAGCGGCGATTGGCGCCTCGCTCAAGGTGTTGGGCCGGGATTTTGGCTTTGAGGCACAGAACGCGCAGTGGCAATGGCGAAGCGAAACCACACGGCGTGATGTCTTGCCGTGGCCGGCGTTGCGGGGTGAATTTCAGTTGCGCAATGCGGCTGGCGTAGTGATGACCATAGAGTCATTGCAAGTCAGATTGCCGGTCAGTCAGCAGGCGTTACGTATTGGTCTTGGCAGTGTACAGCTTGCCGGACGTTTTCAGGTGCTACCGGGACCGGTGCCGGTGATTCTGGATGTGGCGCACAATCCTGAAGCCGCTACGGCCTTGGCGGCTAATTTACGTGCCTGGCCGCAACCTGGCAAGACATTGGCTGTGGTGGCCATGATGGCGGATAAGGATCTGACGGCGATTTTTAGCGCCATCGCCGCGCAGATCGATGCCTGGTATGTGACCACTGTCGCCATCGAGCGCGCCGCCAAAGCCGAGCAACTGATCGAAGTATTGCATCAATTGAATGTGATGCAGCCAATCCACGCACATGCTAACGTAACGGCTGCCCTTGGCGCCGCACAGCAAGCAGCAAGTACAGACGATCGGATTGTGGTTTTCGGATCGTTTTATACCGTGGCCGAAGTGCTGGCGACGGCATATAATCCAGTTGATTAA